A genome region from Ottowia testudinis includes the following:
- a CDS encoding TraB/GumN family protein translates to MLLKLLARAALIAWPIIAGLLAPSAWARDCLPEFKLPAAGQIQAAARAAEDRGFLWSIERDGRTSYLYGTLHVGKLAWLPGPRTRQALQASQVLALELDLTDDTTLKDASQSAKRSSSTAAPPPLLARMQRMAEDECLRWSDLEPLQPALQVATLMLAAARHDGLEVAYASELVLGGMARQSAMPVHALETVTEQFNALAPPDAAGSARQLERDLNDLQSGRALTVLRRLVEAWAQSDVATLQSYEQWCGCTDTEDDRALTRRLLDERNPRLAERIDALHTGGQRVFAAVGALHLIGDQGLPALLARHGYKVRALF, encoded by the coding sequence GTGTTGTTGAAACTGCTGGCGCGCGCCGCGCTCATCGCGTGGCCGATCATCGCGGGGCTGCTGGCGCCATCGGCTTGGGCGCGAGACTGCCTGCCCGAGTTCAAACTCCCGGCCGCCGGACAGATTCAAGCGGCCGCGCGCGCCGCCGAGGATCGGGGCTTTTTGTGGTCCATCGAGCGTGATGGCCGCACGTCTTACCTGTACGGCACGCTTCACGTCGGCAAGCTGGCCTGGCTGCCGGGTCCGCGAACGCGCCAAGCGCTGCAGGCGAGCCAGGTGCTGGCATTGGAGTTGGACCTGACCGATGACACCACGCTGAAGGACGCCAGCCAAAGCGCCAAGCGCAGCTCATCGACCGCCGCGCCACCCCCGTTGTTGGCGCGCATGCAGCGGATGGCCGAGGACGAATGCCTGCGCTGGTCCGATCTTGAACCGCTGCAGCCGGCTTTGCAGGTGGCAACCTTGATGCTGGCGGCCGCGCGGCACGATGGGTTGGAGGTCGCCTATGCCAGCGAACTCGTCCTGGGCGGCATGGCACGCCAGTCGGCCATGCCCGTGCACGCGCTCGAAACCGTGACAGAGCAGTTCAACGCGCTGGCGCCCCCCGACGCCGCGGGCTCCGCCCGCCAGCTGGAACGTGATTTGAACGATCTGCAAAGCGGCCGCGCCCTGACCGTTTTGCGCCGTCTGGTCGAGGCGTGGGCGCAAAGCGATGTCGCCACGCTGCAAAGCTACGAGCAGTGGTGCGGCTGCACCGATACCGAAGACGATCGCGCGCTGACCAGGCGCCTGCTGGATGAGCGCAACCCGCGGCTGGCCGAGCGCATCGACGCGCTGCACACGGGTGGCCAAAGGGTGTTTGCG